Below is a genomic region from Rhodospirillum centenum SW.
CTCGGGCCGATTCCGTCGCTGACCGCCCCCAGCGCGTCCGCCGTCGCCCATGGCCGCTACGATGCGGCGCGCTGGTCCCTGGTCGAGGTCCGGCGCACGCCCGACGGCTGGCGCACCGCGGTCACGGTGCGCGGCTGGGAGGCGTCGGCGGGAGCCTTCGGGACCCTGGGCCATTACGACCTGCTGATGCCCGCGCAGACAGGCGCGGCGGGGGGAGGGGTGGCAGATCGCGCCGCCTGACAGGAAGCCGGAAGAACCGCCGGGGCGCGGGCCAGTGACGGTTTGCGCCCGCGGCCTTCCATCACTAGAGTACGCGCCCATCGCCGAGGCGCTGTGCCCGCCGTCACTCCGCCGTGCAGGGATTCCCAGATGTCCGCCGTTCCCACCGCGACCATGACGAAGTTCGGCTATCCGCGCACGCTGGTGGCGGAGACACCGCACTGGGCGGTGCTGGTGCGCCCGAAGCAGCCGACGCTGGGATCGCTGGTCGTGGCGGCCCGGCAGCCGGCGACCGCGTTCGGCCAGCTCGGCGTGGATGCCTTCGCCGGCCTGCAGCCGGTGGTGGCCCGGGTGGAGGCGGTGTTGCGCGAGGTCGTGGGCTATGAACGCATCAACCATCTGATGCTGATGATGGTGGACCCCGACGTGCATTTCCATGTCATCCCCCGCTATGAGGGCTCGCGGGCGTTCGAAGGGGTGACGTTCCCCGATGCCGGCTGGCCGGGGCCGCCCGCCCTGGGCGACGCCGTCGATCCCGATCCGGCCGTGCTGGACCGGCTGATCGCCCGGTTGCGCGCCGCCTGGGATGCCGAGGCGACGGGAACCGGCGCGTGACCGAGGTCGCCAACAGCGCCGCGGGAATGGACCGGACCCGGATTCCCTTCGGGACCCGGCTGATCGACCGCTACATCCTGACCGAGACGGCGAAGCCGCTGGCCCTGTCGCTGGTCGTCGTCATGCTGGCCCTGTTGCTGGAGCGCATCCTGCGCCTGTTCGACCTGCTGGCGAACCATGGCGGGCCGTTCCAGCTCGTGCTGCGCATGGCGGCCAATCTGGTGCCGCACTATCTCGGCCTCGCCCTGCCCGCCGCCTTCTTCATCAGCATGTTCGTCGTCGTCGCCAGGTTCGGGGACGAGAACGAGCTGGACGCGCTCCAGTCCAGCGGCCTGTCCGTGCCGCGGATCACCCGGCCCTTCCTCTGGCTGGGGACGGGGCTGATGGTGTTCAGCGTGCTTCTGTTCGGGTTCATCCAGCCCTACAGCCGCTACGCCTATCAGGCGATCCACTACGCCGTCGTCAACGCCGCCTGGGACGCGACCGTGCCCCAGTCAGCCTTCGTCGATGCGGGGCAGGGGGTGACGATCACGGCCGACATGGTCGATCCCACCGGCCGCAACCTGGAGCGGGTCTTCGTGCAGCAGCTCCGCGACGGGGAGGAATGGGTGACGACGGCCGAATCCGGCCGGCTGGGCGTCAGCGACGACCGCAAGCGCATTCTGCTGACGCTCGACAACGGCGTGCAGGTGCGGACCCGGCCGGACGCCACCGTGGAGGTGGTGCGCTTCGGCCGCCTGACGCTGGACCGCGAATTCACGCTGGAGGCGCCGCCCTTCCGCCCGCGCGGCGGCAGCGAGCGCGAGCTGACCCTGGTCGAGCTGTGGCAGGAGATGCACCAGCCCATCACCCTGGTCCCGCGCGGCACGCTGGAGGCCGAGTTCCATGCCCGGCTGGTGCGGGCGGTGTCGCTGCCGTTGATGCCGCTGCTGGCCCTGCCGATGGGCATGGCGGCCAAGCGGGCGCGGCGCGGGCTGGGCATCGCCCTGGCCGCGGCGATCCTCGTCCTCTACCACCATTCCATCCAGATGGGCGAAAGCCTGGCCGACATCGGGCGCGTGCCCGCCGCCCTGGGGATCTGGGTTCCGTTCGTCGTCTTCGCGCTGCTCTGCGGCTGGCTGTTCTACCGTACCCAGGACCGGCCGGGCGAGAACCCGTTCGCCCATGCCTTCGACCGCCTTGATGCCGTGCTGCACGGCGTCATCCGGCTGCTGCCCCGTCGCCGCAAGGAGCGGCCATGACCGGAACCCTCGCCCGCTATCTGTCGCGCCAGTTCCTGGTGCGCAGCCTTGCCGTGCTGGTGGCGCTGACGGCGCTGCTCCAGCTTCTGGACCTGCTGGATGCCGCCAGCCGCGTGCTGGAGCGGGGGGGCGCTCTGGGGGATCTCGGCACCTACGCGCTGCTGCGGCTGCCCTCCATCGTCGAGCGGCTGGTGCCGCTGGCGGTGCTGGTCGGCTCGCTGACGACGCTCTACGGGCTGGTCCAGAACAACGAGATCGTCGCCATGCGGTCGGCCGGGCTGACGCCCTACCAGTTGCTGGCGACATTGATGCCGGCGGCCGTCGCCATCGCCGTCTTCCATCTGATCCTCTCCGACCAGATCGCGCCACGGGCGGAACGCGCCTTCCTCACCTGGTGGGCGGAGACCGAGCCGCCGACGGACGACGACCTTCCCCTGGCGGAGAAGAAGCTCTGGCTG
It encodes:
- a CDS encoding HIT family protein yields the protein MSAVPTATMTKFGYPRTLVAETPHWAVLVRPKQPTLGSLVVAARQPATAFGQLGVDAFAGLQPVVARVEAVLREVVGYERINHLMLMMVDPDVHFHVIPRYEGSRAFEGVTFPDAGWPGPPALGDAVDPDPAVLDRLIARLRAAWDAEATGTGA
- a CDS encoding LptF/LptG family permease; the protein is MTEVANSAAGMDRTRIPFGTRLIDRYILTETAKPLALSLVVVMLALLLERILRLFDLLANHGGPFQLVLRMAANLVPHYLGLALPAAFFISMFVVVARFGDENELDALQSSGLSVPRITRPFLWLGTGLMVFSVLLFGFIQPYSRYAYQAIHYAVVNAAWDATVPQSAFVDAGQGVTITADMVDPTGRNLERVFVQQLRDGEEWVTTAESGRLGVSDDRKRILLTLDNGVQVRTRPDATVEVVRFGRLTLDREFTLEAPPFRPRGGSERELTLVELWQEMHQPITLVPRGTLEAEFHARLVRAVSLPLMPLLALPMGMAAKRARRGLGIALAAAILVLYHHSIQMGESLADIGRVPAALGIWVPFVVFALLCGWLFYRTQDRPGENPFAHAFDRLDAVLHGVIRLLPRRRKERP